AAGTCATCGACAACTGCTACTGTAATTTCTGCTTTTCAACAACAAAATGTGCTGAGAGTCTCTACAGGGAATTGTGCGCCCAGCAGAAAATGTGCTCTGTAAGGCAGACAGCCGGGATTTCAAGCAGGCGGGCGGGTAAGGTAAAATGTTGAATCACTGCAGCCACTTGATAAAGACAAGAAACGTCACATCCAGCTGAGCCCTGCACTGTATCCCACTgacagaggacagagagagTGCAGCAGCTTGGCCTCTGTCGGCTGGTGATCTAGGATAACAACAACACTTTTCTTCCCTCACAGCTGCAACATTAAACAGTGAACTCATTCAGCTTCAGACTTAAAAAGCTGAGTACCATCACacaaaacttttgttttttttttaaataccaaaaaaaaagaaaaaaagaaaaagaaaaaaaaagaaagccatAAACCGTTCGCAGATAATCAAACAAATATAAGAAAAGTGAGAAAAGTATAAAAATGAAGTCTCTTACCCATCCTCTTCTCCATCTACAGTCTTGAGACCAGCTGGTGCTGTTAAGGCACTCCCGGTGGCAGCATTGCCCTCAGTTTCCTGACCATGGCCAGTGTTGGATCCAGTCTCTCCTCCAGACAGCTTGGGCAGCCCCAACAAACCTGACTGATGCTGGAGGAGCAGCCGCTGGGCATCTTGCAGCTGAGTGGTGGTGAAGCTTGGCAGACTGGCATACAGGGCGCTGGCCTGTGCAGCGTGAGCCAGGGCCTGGGCACTGCTGTGGTCATGGGTCAAGCTCACAGAAGACGGCTGGCTATGGGGAACCCCCTGCGGGGGCATCCGAGCAGTATTCCCAGTGTTGTGAGCTTGGGGTTGGGCCTGGGCCTGGTGATCGCTCTGAGGGTTGGGGGGAGGCACACTTGGTGCAGACGCCTGGCTCTGGTGGGCCGCTGTTGGCAGCTGGGTGCTCAGCCCTTGGTTTTGGATTTGTGTTGGGAGTGACTGCGGCTTTTGCTGCTGGCAATCCAAATGGCCTGGATGGCTCTGAGGCTGCTGGCTAACACCTGCTATCCCGACATGAGAGGGCATACTAGAGGTGGTAGACTGAAGAGAGTGGGGCTGCTGAGGACCTCCCATCATATGGCAGGCTCCGTTAGCCATCCCAGCAGATGTGGATCCAGCTTGGTTGGACAAAGGCTgggaagcagcagcagaatgaGGGATGCTTTGCTGCGGATGTGTGTACTCAGGTGGCCTCATCGACATCGTGTGTGCTTGAGGGGCAGCAGCTGCCTGTTGTGGTAGGGTGGCATAACCCAACGTCTGCTGCTGAACACCTACTGGGGGTTGATTAGCAACTGCCTGGGCATAAGTGAGCTGCTGCTGGGGCACAGCAGTGAGTCCCATGGTGGTCTGGTGGCTCGGCATGGATGGAGGCTGATGAATGTTTGTAGGTGCCGCATTAGTTTTATCATGCTGTTGGGGTTGGGTGTGAGATACTCCCATGCTTAAACCACTGGGAAGGATTCCTTGAAAGCCCTGAGGAGGGGAGTTGTAATCCTGTGCATGCTGTGGTCCACCAACATCTCCACTGCACACATTCTCGACATAATGGCTCAATGTACTCATAGTACTACTCACAGAACTCCCACTTGTGCTTTCTCTCTCCGACCCCCCAGCAAAGCTCTCAGAGACAAACTGCCGTATGCTGTGGGACCCAGgatcagaagaagaagagggggcAGGAGCTGGGGTCTCCTTATCATAGAAATCAGTGCAAGTCCATCTACCCTTTTTGAAGGGCTCAGAGCTAGAGTCCAGCTTCACCACTCTAAAGCGAGAGCTTGTGGTGGTGGCCACCACAGGGGCCGCAGGAGCAGATGATACAGGAGCTGTGGTCACAGCTGTAGCAGTTGCactcacaggctgctgcacaGCTGATCCAACTCTTCCATGGAGCCCACTGGGGAGCCCTACGCCTCCAGAGGCACTCACAGCAACAGTAGTTGTAGCAGTCATAGCAATGTTGGAGTTTAAGTTTTGGTGTTGCTGAATCATGCTAGTGGGGGCCATAAGGTTGCTCccagctggagcagcagcaCTTTCTCCTCCTCCACTCCCTCCACTGCTGCTCATCACATTGAGAGGATAGCCGCCACTGCTAGTGCTAGCACTCGTGCTGATCCCCCCTCTCACAGGCACGTTGGCAGAGCTCAACATATTCACATTACTAACACTGCTGGTCTGGGGATTAACTATGCTAACTGTATTGCCAGCAGCAGAGCTGTGCATTCCAGGGATAGATCCCGGGACTGCAGTCCCTGTAGGCTGAGTGGGGATACTTGAAGGAGCAGCCTGGGAAACTCTCTCTTGAGGGCCGCCCATATTAGAAGGCATTTTCTGGGTGACACAAGGTAAAGCTCCAGACGTGAGACCAGACGGGGTGCTCCCGGAGCCAGAGGACAGAGGGTAGACCTGGGCATGGTTAGGATGTGGAGGATGTTGATGGTGTACAGTCCCATTCACCATGGCTCCACCGTGCTGCTTCTGTGCCTGGTTCAAGGTGTGGGGGTGTGAAGGCTGATTTGGAGAGACCGCTCCAGGGGTCTCCGCCTCATGGAAATTATTCAACGTCTCCTCTGAGGAGCTTCTCTCTGCTCCAACTACATCATTAGCTCGGGAGAGGGACACATCCAGAATCTCAGAAGATgaaagatcctcagtgtgggaCTCATCCAGGTCGTCGTAGCTCTCAGTATCCTCTGCGATGCTGTTATTGGTACTAACAGATACCTGTGCTGGAGTCACACTTGTGATCTGGAAACCACTCTTCTTTTTTATCTGAGCTCCAGTGGACTGTGTGGGCTGGGGCTGGGAGAGCAGATTTAGGCTGTGGGGGGGAGGAGGATGATGGGGACCCGGGGAGGATGAGCCAGCAGGAGGTTGAATCAACAGGGAGGGCGGGTAGTCATCGCCTGGTACGTGGCTGTTATTAACCACCGGGTTAGCTGATGTTGACAGCCCGGGGCCGCTCCCGCTGCCAGTGTTGCTCCCCCTTCTGTGAAAGACAGCCTGGTGCGCCATCTTTCTAACACTGCCAGAGTCTCCTGCAGGGTCCGGATGATGCATTTCGAGAAGATCCGGGCGGTAGTTGGTCTCTGACAGTATGCAATAAGGCTGCAGCTCGTTAAAGGCGCCGTTTTGACAAAACTACGCTCAACAGACAAACGACCAAAAAAATTatctagaaaaaaaacaatatatatatttcaacGAAGTGCGCAGATATGAGGCAAAAGTTGTGCCGATATTTACACCCTTGTCTTCTTTCACTCGCTTCGGCGTTATCCTAGCGAGGCAAAAGAAGCTAGTGGCCGCTAGCGTCAGCTGATGCCAGTTCGCCGGTTAACTACCAGAGCTGTCCGTCTGCGCCTTTATTAAACACAAGCTAACATTTCTGTATGTTTTGTTGAAGAGGAAAAAGACGCCACGCTGCAATGAACACAAAAAGCGGGCAAAAAAAGCTGCTGAGTAAGTTAGCGTTATATTAAAAGCTAGCTAGCTGCCACTCTCCATCACCGGCTAGCTAAACACAAACTCGGCTGTttaaactgctgtttttttttattcttattcttttAACAAGAGGAAACGAAGTGAAAGCGAGCCACCTTTAATCCGCAGTTAGAAGCTTTAAAAGGCGAAACACTTCTAATAAAAGCGGCGTACACGGGTTAAATCCATTCCTCTGGGTCTTCGTTTGGGTTTTGCTGTATCACTGGTCCTCCCCGGCGGTAGCGTCGTTCAGTATGGAGCCTCCCGCACCGCTGCCGTGGTCTGCGCTGTCTGTGACGGGGCCGGAGGGGAGGGGTGCGCAGTAATATGGCGACCGCGCATGGCCGCTGCTGCCAGACATAAAGCAGTCTGGGAGAGGCGGCCACGAGCTCACGTCAATATCCACGAAGCGTGCCGGAAAGTGCCGAGCCCAGCCGCTCCCTCCGAAAACCAGTTTAGGGCCATCACAATAGATTTTGTTGGTCTTTTTGAACCAGAGGAAATCAGTATGGAGTCATTATAGTTTTGTAGTTTCTCATTactttaaaagtttatttaatttggagttttttgtttttcattcagtttagtttcagttagttttcAGATcggattttcttgttttttttatttttattctatggAGGGTACAGAGAGTACAcgtttttacaataaaaataacttttacAAAGTCTTATAGACATCCAAAGTCTCAATTAACATCAACAGTCTTATCAGACAAGTTATAATAACATTTATACCAAACTAACATATTAAACTAAGGtaatttcctttttgtttttatagttttccaagttcacaaaattgtttcagttaggttttattttgttttagaatcagaatcagagaaactttattaaGCCCAGAAGGAAATTGAGTTGTCGTAGCAGCATACATAAAACAGACGATAAACCATTCTTATAAAAAGTAGAAGTAGTATTACACCAGTGGTACACTGTAATAACCTTAGTCAAAAGATCCAGTATGGCTCACTCTAATATTCTTTGCAGAGTGGAAAAACCTGCAGGAAATACTCCAGttctataaataaaatgcattactGTTTCTGACACAGGGGATGCCAACATAACACAGGAGTGAAAATGGAAGTAAATTTAAACATATTTCTAAATCAAGGGAAGTTGTTTgaattacaaaaacacaaaatactcttgtttagttgaaaaaaaaagtttttagccCTTAACTGAAAATCAACATCCACCTTAAGTGATGGATTGCATACCTGTGGAGGTATAGAGATGTCTAGGAGAGAGGGCAAGGGACCTTTTCACCAGACTAAATCCTAGAGATAGAGTGTCTGTGAAGAATGGAGCAGAAGTGTGCTGGTACCAGTTTTCAAGAACAAGGGTGATGTGAAGAGCTGCTGAGCCATACAATAAAGCTATGGAAAAGAGATCAGGAAGGAGTCTTTGTGGACTATaatatttgcagatgatgttgtGGTCTTAGTGCAAGCAGAGAGCAGGTGGGAGAGAGtccagagaggtggaggtatgctctggagagaagaggaatgaaagtgaGAAAAAGCAAGACAGTATGTGAGTGAGTATTAGtaagacctgctatgatgtatctCTTGGGGACGGtggaaacaacaaaaatacttttttggggggagtATAATAACTCAGTTACCTACATTAAAACTAGTTTAAAGAGAGACAATTGTTAAAAACAAAGGCTTGCAGTTTCAGGCACTAACttctaaaaaatacaataataaactAAATAATATAAACCTGAATTCTGTGTAATGATTAATTTTATGTCTATTTTAACGTACATGGGAAAATAATAAGTAATTCCATTGTTAGGTTATCATGTTTCCCTTTTATTGTactcatttaaagaaaaatgtgatttattttgacagtgaaaaatactgaaaagaagaggaaaaatgaTGGAGGGTGTAAACATTTGTTGTGGTATGAGCAAAACATCCCCACAGCAGTGTTTGTGAAACAAAGGTAGACAGAGAGCTGCTAGATCCCTCTACAGACACAGGTGTCAACCACACTGAAGGATTATTCTACATGCAGGTGCTGTTTGGGGCCTCTCTCGCCCTCACTCTCTCCCTTTTAAacacaggagagagagaaatgtaCACATTTGTTGGTTGGTAATGTTGCCACAGCAGGTCAACGAACTCTGATCTCAAACTCGAGCTTCTCCATTTTATGTGTTCTGGTGTTTTCTGTTCATCACTGGATATACAGAACCAGTTCTAGCTCTTCTCAATCaatctcttcttttctcttctctttgcactgaaaaatttaaataa
This is a stretch of genomic DNA from Pelmatolapia mariae isolate MD_Pm_ZW linkage group LG16_19, Pm_UMD_F_2, whole genome shotgun sequence. It encodes these proteins:
- the LOC134643992 gene encoding TSC22 domain family protein 1-like yields the protein MHHPDPAGDSGSVRKMAHQAVFHRRGSNTGSGSGPGLSTSANPVVNNSHVPGDDYPPSLLIQPPAGSSSPGPHHPPPPHSLNLLSQPQPTQSTGAQIKKKSGFQITSVTPAQVSVSTNNSIAEDTESYDDLDESHTEDLSSSEILDVSLSRANDVVGAERSSSEETLNNFHEAETPGAVSPNQPSHPHTLNQAQKQHGGAMVNGTVHHQHPPHPNHAQVYPLSSGSGSTPSGLTSGALPCVTQKMPSNMGGPQERVSQAAPSSIPTQPTGTAVPGSIPGMHSSAAGNTVSIVNPQTSSVSNVNMLSSANVPVRGGISTSASTSSGGYPLNVMSSSGGSGGGESAAAPAGSNLMAPTSMIQQHQNLNSNIAMTATTTVAVSASGGVGLPSGLHGRVGSAVQQPVSATATAVTTAPVSSAPAAPVVATTTSSRFRVVKLDSSSEPFKKGRWTCTDFYDKETPAPAPSSSSDPGSHSIRQFVSESFAGGSERESTSGSSVSSTMSTLSHYVENVCSGDVGGPQHAQDYNSPPQGFQGILPSGLSMGVSHTQPQQHDKTNAAPTNIHQPPSMPSHQTTMGLTAVPQQQLTYAQAVANQPPVGVQQQTLGYATLPQQAAAAPQAHTMSMRPPEYTHPQQSIPHSAAASQPLSNQAGSTSAGMANGACHMMGGPQQPHSLQSTTSSMPSHVGIAGVSQQPQSHPGHLDCQQQKPQSLPTQIQNQGLSTQLPTAAHQSQASAPSVPPPNPQSDHQAQAQPQAHNTGNTARMPPQGVPHSQPSSVSLTHDHSSAQALAHAAQASALYASLPSFTTTQLQDAQRLLLQHQSGLLGLPKLSGGETGSNTGHGQETEGNAATGSALTAPAGLKTVDGEEDGSSGASVVAIDNKIEQAMDLVKSHLMYAVREEVEVLKEQIKELIERNSQLEQENTLLKTLASPEQMAQFQAQVQTGSPPTPQTAATPGPASATTLSQSATHSSGPSA